A DNA window from Actinomadura coerulea contains the following coding sequences:
- a CDS encoding adenosine deaminase: MPDPREPAPARGSARPDVALLPKAHLHLHFTGSMRHSTLVELAGLHGVHLPDALVEDWPPRLHATDERGWFRFQRLYDIARSVLQTPDDLRRLLRETAEDEAAEGSGWLEIQVDPSGYAGRFGGLTPTVELVLDAARQASEATGVGIGVVIAANRTRHPLDAKTLARLAVRYTGRGVVGFGLSNDERRGRAYDFEGAFRIAKRGGLLSDPHGGELLGPASVRECLETLEADRIGHGVRAVEDPRLLERIVDRGVTLEVCPASNVGLGVAATASDVPLRRLFEAGASIALGADDPLLFGSRLARQYELARTEHAFTDAELAELARQSIRASAAPEDVRRRLLAGVDAWLGDPPR, encoded by the coding sequence ATGCCGGACCCCCGGGAGCCCGCGCCCGCGCGCGGCTCCGCCCGCCCGGACGTGGCCCTGCTCCCCAAGGCGCATCTGCACCTTCACTTCACCGGGTCGATGCGGCACTCCACGCTCGTGGAGCTCGCCGGCCTGCACGGCGTCCACCTGCCCGACGCCCTCGTCGAGGACTGGCCGCCCCGGCTGCACGCGACCGACGAGCGCGGCTGGTTCCGGTTCCAGCGCCTGTACGACATCGCCCGCTCGGTCCTGCAGACGCCGGACGACCTGCGCCGGCTGCTGCGCGAGACGGCCGAGGACGAGGCCGCGGAGGGGTCGGGCTGGCTGGAGATCCAGGTCGATCCGAGCGGGTACGCGGGGCGCTTCGGCGGCCTGACCCCGACCGTCGAGCTGGTGCTGGACGCCGCGCGGCAGGCATCGGAGGCGACCGGGGTCGGCATCGGCGTGGTGATCGCGGCGAACCGGACCCGGCACCCGCTGGACGCCAAGACCCTCGCGCGCCTCGCCGTGCGCTACACCGGCAGGGGCGTCGTCGGGTTCGGCCTGTCCAACGACGAGCGGCGGGGCCGCGCCTACGACTTCGAGGGCGCGTTCAGGATCGCCAAACGCGGCGGGCTGCTGTCGGACCCGCACGGCGGCGAGCTGCTCGGCCCGGCGAGCGTCCGCGAGTGCCTGGAGACCCTGGAGGCCGACCGGATCGGGCACGGGGTCCGCGCCGTCGAGGATCCGCGGCTGCTGGAGCGCATCGTGGACCGCGGGGTGACGCTGGAGGTCTGCCCGGCGTCGAACGTGGGCCTCGGCGTGGCGGCGACGGCGTCGGACGTCCCGCTGCGGCGGCTCTTCGAGGCGGGCGCGTCGATCGCGCTCGGCGCCGACGACCCGCTGCTGTTCGGCTCGCGCCTCGCGCGCCAGTACGAGCTGGCCCGCACCGAGCACGCGTTCACCGACGCCGAGCTGGCGGAGCTGGCCCGGCAGTCGATCCGGGCCTCGGCGGCCCCGGAGGACGTGCGGCGCCGGCTGCTGGCGGGCGTCGACGCCTGGCTCGGGGACCCGCCGCGCTGA
- a CDS encoding GntR family transcriptional regulator, translating to MALPASLPPPRPALGTRLQLSDEAAARIRELIMDGRIRPGDHLRLERLALEFGISVTPVREALKSLRSEGFVVLEPRRGFAVAPLSRRDVQDLFWVQAGIAAELTVRAAPRIGPAALERLDGLQHALARDKAARRSDLMEERNHLFHREINLAADSPKLAWSLGTAARYVPRGLYGRLAGWPDVAVRDHGRILAALRDGDARTAGEEMRAHIVRAGELLTGHLERRGLWRPAP from the coding sequence GTGGCCCTACCCGCCTCCCTCCCCCCGCCGCGACCGGCGCTCGGCACGCGGCTCCAGTTGAGCGACGAGGCCGCCGCCCGCATCCGCGAACTGATCATGGACGGGCGCATCCGGCCCGGCGACCACCTGCGGCTGGAACGGCTGGCCCTGGAGTTCGGCATCAGCGTCACGCCCGTCAGGGAGGCGCTGAAGTCGCTGCGCAGCGAGGGCTTCGTCGTCCTGGAGCCGCGGCGCGGGTTCGCCGTCGCGCCGCTGTCGCGGCGGGACGTCCAGGACCTGTTCTGGGTGCAGGCGGGCATCGCCGCCGAGCTGACCGTGCGCGCCGCGCCCCGGATCGGACCCGCCGCCCTGGAGCGCCTGGACGGCCTCCAGCACGCCCTGGCGCGCGACAAGGCCGCGCGCCGCTCCGACCTCATGGAGGAGCGCAACCACCTGTTCCACCGCGAGATCAATCTGGCCGCCGACTCCCCGAAGCTCGCCTGGTCGCTCGGCACGGCCGCCCGGTACGTGCCGCGCGGCCTGTACGGGCGGCTGGCCGGCTGGCCGGACGTCGCCGTCCGCGACCACGGGCGGATCCTGGCGGCGCTCCGGGACGGCGACGCCCGCACGGCCGGCGAGGAGATGCGGGCCCACATCGTCCGGGCCGGGGAGCTGCTGACCGGCCACCTCGAACGCCGGGGCCTGTGGCGCCCGGCCCCGTGA
- a CDS encoding TMEM165/GDT1 family protein, whose protein sequence is MSAFLISLAVIFVAELGDKSQLMAMTFATRFRALPVLIGITAATAIVHLASVALGAALGAALPTGPISIIAGVAFLGFALWTLRGDELDDDERDKARLATGSAILAVGGAFFLAELGDKTMLATVTLAADHGGIAGLTGVWLGSTVGMVAADALAIVVGQMLGRRLPERVIKYGAAAGFAVFGVLLLIEGITA, encoded by the coding sequence GTGTCCGCCTTCCTCATCAGCCTGGCCGTGATCTTCGTGGCCGAGCTGGGCGACAAGAGCCAGCTCATGGCCATGACGTTCGCCACCCGCTTCCGCGCCCTCCCGGTGCTGATCGGCATCACGGCCGCGACCGCGATCGTCCACCTGGCCAGCGTCGCCCTCGGCGCGGCCCTCGGCGCCGCGCTCCCCACCGGCCCGATCTCGATCATCGCGGGCGTCGCGTTCCTCGGCTTCGCGCTGTGGACGCTGCGCGGCGACGAGCTGGACGACGACGAGCGCGACAAGGCGCGGCTGGCCACCGGGTCGGCGATCCTCGCCGTCGGCGGGGCGTTCTTCCTCGCCGAGCTGGGCGACAAGACGATGCTCGCCACCGTCACCCTCGCCGCCGACCACGGCGGCATCGCCGGGCTGACCGGCGTGTGGCTCGGCTCCACGGTGGGGATGGTCGCCGCCGACGCGCTCGCCATCGTCGTCGGCCAGATGCTCGGCCGCAGGCTGCCCGAGCGCGTCATCAAGTACGGCGCCGCGGCCGGGTTCGCCGTCTTCGGCGTCCTGCTGCTGATCGAGGGCATCACCGCGTGA
- a CDS encoding UDP-N-acetylmuramate dehydrogenase — MAVFAEDVNLAGYTTLRLGGPARRFVEATTEAELVAAVRKADDEGEPVLVLGGGSNLVVSDDGFPGTVVHVGTRGTERVAAEGGRVLVRVQAGEDWDPFVARCVADGLAGVECLSGIPGRVGATPIQNVGAYGQDVSETIAEVRAYDREARACVTLDRDACRFTYRHSAFKGNDRYVVLDVTYALEESEESHPVAYAELARRLGVQPGDRVTLKEARDAVIELRRGKGMVLDAADPDTRSAGSFFTNPILDPDQVADLERRVAERLGPDATFPRYPEAGGRVKTSAAWLIDRAGFAKGHARGPARISTKHTLALTNPGGATTADLLALAREVRGGVRDAFGVELVNEPVMVGAAL, encoded by the coding sequence GTGGCGGTGTTCGCCGAAGACGTGAACCTGGCCGGATACACCACGCTGCGGCTGGGCGGTCCCGCGCGGCGCTTCGTCGAGGCGACGACCGAGGCGGAGCTGGTCGCGGCCGTCCGCAAGGCCGACGACGAGGGCGAACCGGTCCTCGTGCTCGGCGGCGGCAGCAACCTCGTGGTGTCCGACGACGGGTTCCCCGGCACCGTCGTGCACGTCGGGACCCGCGGCACCGAACGCGTCGCCGCCGAGGGCGGCCGGGTGCTCGTGCGCGTCCAGGCCGGCGAGGACTGGGACCCGTTCGTCGCCCGCTGCGTCGCCGACGGCCTCGCCGGCGTCGAGTGCCTGTCCGGCATCCCCGGGCGCGTCGGCGCGACACCGATCCAGAACGTCGGCGCCTACGGGCAGGACGTCAGCGAGACGATCGCGGAGGTCCGCGCCTACGACCGGGAGGCCCGCGCCTGCGTCACCCTCGACCGCGACGCCTGCCGGTTCACCTACCGGCACAGCGCCTTCAAGGGCAACGACCGGTACGTCGTCCTGGACGTCACGTACGCCCTGGAGGAGTCCGAGGAGTCGCACCCCGTCGCCTACGCCGAGCTCGCGCGCAGGCTGGGCGTCCAGCCGGGGGACAGGGTCACGCTGAAGGAGGCCCGCGACGCCGTCATCGAACTGCGGCGCGGCAAGGGCATGGTCCTGGACGCGGCCGACCCCGACACCCGCAGCGCCGGGTCCTTCTTCACCAACCCGATCCTCGACCCGGACCAGGTCGCCGACCTCGAACGCCGCGTCGCCGAGCGCCTCGGCCCGGACGCGACGTTCCCGCGCTACCCGGAGGCCGGCGGCCGGGTGAAGACGTCCGCCGCCTGGCTCATCGACCGCGCCGGGTTCGCCAAGGGCCACGCGCGCGGACCGGCCCGCATCTCCACCAAGCACACCCTCGCCCTCACCAACCCGGGCGGCGCCACCACCGCCGACCTGCTCGCGCTGGCCCGCGAGGTCCGCGGCGGCGTCCGGGACGCGTTCGGCGTCGAGCTGGTCAACGAGCCCGTCATGGTGGGCGCGGCCCTCTGA
- a CDS encoding MaoC family dehydratase, whose protein sequence is MTAKVNYADVEVGTEIPKQTYAVDRANLVMYAGASGDFNPIHWREGVAKAVGLPDVIAHGMYTMAQGGRFVTDWAGDPGAVLDYGVRFSSPVVVPDEGGATLEISGKVEEKLDDNKVVVALTARSNDQKVLTRAKAVVKLA, encoded by the coding sequence ATGACCGCCAAGGTGAACTACGCCGACGTCGAGGTCGGCACCGAGATCCCCAAGCAGACCTACGCCGTCGACCGCGCCAACCTCGTCATGTACGCGGGCGCGTCCGGCGACTTCAACCCGATCCACTGGCGCGAGGGCGTCGCCAAGGCCGTCGGCCTCCCGGACGTGATCGCGCACGGCATGTACACGATGGCGCAGGGCGGCCGGTTCGTCACCGACTGGGCCGGCGACCCGGGCGCCGTCCTGGACTACGGGGTACGGTTCTCCTCTCCGGTCGTGGTCCCGGACGAGGGCGGCGCCACGCTGGAGATCAGCGGCAAGGTGGAGGAGAAGCTCGACGACAACAAGGTCGTCGTGGCGCTCACCGCCAGGTCCAACGACCAGAAGGTCCTCACGCGCGCCAAGGCGGTCGTCAAGCTCGCCTGA
- a CDS encoding MaoC family dehydratase N-terminal domain-containing protein, with the protein MALNRDFIGRSFPPSEPYEVSRVKIREFADAIGDRNPVYRDREAAKAAGYPDVIAPPTFPIVVSLGNPGLADPDLGLNYAMVVHGEQRFEYTRPLRAGDVITCTSTITEIRSIGNNEKMVVETEIATVEGEPVCKSYNTIVERGA; encoded by the coding sequence ATGGCACTCAACCGTGATTTCATCGGGCGGAGCTTCCCGCCCAGCGAGCCCTACGAGGTCAGCCGGGTGAAGATCCGCGAGTTCGCGGACGCGATCGGCGACCGCAACCCGGTCTACCGCGACCGCGAGGCGGCCAAGGCGGCCGGGTACCCCGACGTCATCGCGCCGCCCACCTTCCCGATCGTGGTCTCCCTCGGCAACCCCGGCCTCGCCGACCCCGACCTCGGCCTCAACTACGCGATGGTCGTGCACGGCGAGCAGCGCTTCGAGTACACGCGCCCCCTGCGCGCCGGGGACGTCATCACCTGCACCTCGACGATCACCGAGATCAGGTCGATCGGCAACAACGAGAAGATGGTCGTGGAGACCGAGATCGCCACCGTCGAGGGCGAGCCGGTCTGCAAGTCCTACAACACGATCGTGGAGCGGGGTGCCTGA
- a CDS encoding TIGR00730 family Rossman fold protein yields MVFQAMVELYEGDRVLNGIGSGVWVCGSARTKPGTKNYELGVEVGAALAAAGFAVFTGGGPGAMEAANKGAKQNGGVSVGVGIVLPNEQQFNLELTIKFLCKYFFIRKVLLTKHTEALVVLPGGNGSMDELYEVLTLVQTKTIPPRPIVLVGRKYWKRVDAFSRKTMLPNGMISLGDPDLVKVVNTVGEVMDLMPKHAAS; encoded by the coding sequence ATGGTCTTTCAGGCAATGGTCGAGCTCTACGAGGGCGACCGGGTGCTCAACGGCATCGGCTCGGGTGTCTGGGTGTGCGGCAGCGCCCGCACGAAGCCCGGCACGAAGAACTACGAGCTCGGCGTCGAGGTCGGCGCCGCGCTGGCCGCAGCCGGCTTCGCGGTGTTCACGGGCGGCGGTCCCGGCGCCATGGAGGCCGCCAACAAGGGGGCCAAGCAGAACGGCGGGGTCTCGGTCGGGGTGGGCATCGTCCTCCCCAACGAGCAGCAGTTCAACTTGGAACTCACCATCAAGTTCCTGTGCAAGTACTTCTTCATCCGCAAGGTGCTGCTCACTAAGCACACGGAAGCGCTCGTGGTGCTGCCGGGTGGCAACGGCAGCATGGACGAGCTGTACGAGGTACTCACCCTCGTCCAGACCAAGACGATCCCCCCGCGACCGATCGTGCTGGTCGGCCGGAAGTACTGGAAGCGCGTGGACGCCTTCAGCCGGAAGACGATGCTGCCCAACGGCATGATCTCCCTGGGGGACCCCGACCTGGTCAAGGTCGTCAACACGGTGGGCGAGGTCATGGACCTCATGCCCAAGCACGCCGCCTCCTAG
- a CDS encoding NUDIX hydrolase: protein MSAAQSKNPKRCDGHSAGVIITDPVLGVLIGVIPDGRGWSGVGGHVFDEFPSYGEAARGEVRQETGLEVVSLDPLFRKPKRRRNPCKRGDGPFGVGHKWQLYRATVADVEELRCDEKSFHNLRWVSEAQLQELADRTLLYVKGEITPDEWKQEPGLTLSWVKWFVLAGMVKMGWWNLRKIEKAMLNDKSNRP, encoded by the coding sequence ATGAGTGCTGCCCAAAGTAAGAATCCCAAAAGGTGCGACGGTCATTCCGCCGGCGTCATCATCACCGATCCGGTCCTGGGCGTCCTGATCGGCGTCATCCCCGACGGCCGGGGCTGGTCCGGAGTCGGCGGGCACGTCTTCGACGAGTTCCCCAGCTACGGCGAAGCCGCCCGCGGGGAAGTCCGCCAGGAGACGGGCCTGGAGGTCGTGTCGCTGGACCCGCTGTTCCGGAAGCCGAAGCGGCGTCGCAACCCCTGCAAGCGGGGGGACGGCCCGTTCGGAGTCGGCCACAAGTGGCAGCTGTACCGCGCCACCGTGGCCGACGTGGAGGAACTCCGCTGCGACGAGAAGTCGTTCCACAACCTGCGATGGGTCTCCGAGGCCCAGTTGCAGGAACTGGCCGACCGCACCCTGCTCTACGTCAAGGGCGAGATCACGCCTGACGAGTGGAAGCAGGAGCCCGGTCTCACCCTGTCGTGGGTCAAGTGGTTCGTCCTGGCCGGCATGGTCAAGATGGGCTGGTGGAACCTGCGAAAGATCGAGAAGGCGATGCTCAACGACAAGAGCAACCGTCCGTGA
- the rpmG gene encoding 50S ribosomal protein L33: protein MAATDVRPKITLACQECKHRNYITRKNRRNDPDRLEIKKYCPNCRTHRPHKETR from the coding sequence GTGGCTGCCACCGACGTCCGGCCGAAGATCACGCTGGCCTGCCAGGAGTGCAAGCACCGCAACTACATCACGCGGAAGAACCGGCGCAACGACCCGGACCGCCTGGAGATCAAGAAGTACTGCCCGAACTGCCGGACGCACCGTCCGCACAAGGAGACCCGCTAA
- a CDS encoding acyl-CoA dehydrogenase family protein, translated as MEPQDFADVIKAVRSFVREQVVPCEEEIEETDAIPERLRRTSRDMGLFGYALPEEYGGLGLSLSEEVRLVFEIGYASPAFRSMFGTSNGIAGQVLVNSGTAAQKDAWLPRLASGEVIGAFALTESEAGSDPSALTTTAVRDGDDYVVDGAKRFITNAPEADVFMVFARTGGPGSRGISTFLVEKGADGLRVGPSDQKMGQRGAHTAEVFFDGVRVPADAMVGTEGTGFRTAMASLAHGRVSIAAVCVGLAQRILDETVAYAKERSQGGKAIGEYQLVQGLIADSQAELYAGRSMVLEAARAYDAGEDTKLGPSCAKYYCSEMVGRVADRAVQVYGGMGYMRGVAVERFYRDVRLFRIYEGTSQIQQLVIARNLLR; from the coding sequence ATGGAGCCCCAGGATTTCGCCGACGTGATCAAGGCCGTCCGCAGCTTCGTCCGCGAGCAGGTCGTCCCGTGCGAGGAGGAGATCGAGGAGACCGACGCGATCCCGGAGCGGCTCCGGCGCACGTCCCGCGACATGGGCCTGTTCGGGTACGCGCTGCCCGAGGAGTACGGCGGGCTCGGCCTCTCGCTGAGCGAGGAGGTGCGGCTGGTCTTCGAGATCGGCTACGCCAGCCCCGCGTTCCGCTCCATGTTCGGCACCAGCAACGGCATCGCCGGGCAGGTCCTGGTGAACTCCGGGACGGCGGCGCAGAAGGACGCGTGGCTGCCGAGGCTCGCGTCCGGCGAGGTCATCGGGGCCTTCGCGCTGACCGAGTCCGAGGCGGGGTCCGACCCGAGCGCGCTGACCACGACCGCGGTCCGGGACGGCGACGACTACGTCGTCGACGGCGCCAAGCGGTTCATCACCAACGCGCCCGAGGCCGACGTCTTCATGGTCTTCGCCAGGACGGGCGGCCCCGGCTCCCGCGGCATCTCCACCTTCCTCGTAGAGAAGGGCGCGGACGGCCTGCGCGTCGGCCCGTCCGACCAGAAGATGGGACAGCGCGGAGCCCACACGGCCGAGGTCTTCTTCGACGGCGTGCGCGTACCCGCCGACGCCATGGTCGGGACTGAGGGGACGGGCTTCCGCACCGCGATGGCGTCACTGGCCCATGGCCGGGTCAGCATCGCCGCCGTCTGCGTGGGCCTCGCCCAGAGAATCCTGGACGAGACCGTCGCGTACGCGAAGGAACGCAGTCAGGGAGGCAAGGCGATCGGCGAGTACCAGCTCGTCCAAGGGCTCATCGCCGACTCCCAGGCCGAGCTGTACGCCGGACGCTCGATGGTCCTGGAGGCGGCCCGCGCCTACGACGCCGGCGAGGACACCAAGCTCGGCCCGTCCTGCGCCAAGTACTACTGCTCGGAGATGGTCGGACGGGTCGCCGACAGGGCCGTCCAGGTCTACGGGGGCATGGGCTACATGCGCGGCGTCGCCGTCGAGCGCTTCTACCGCGACGTCCGGCTCTTCCGCATCTACGAGGGGACGAGCCAGATCCAGCAGCTCGTCATCGCCCGGAACCTGCTGCGCTGA
- a CDS encoding protein phosphatase 2C domain-containing protein, with the protein MSVATPGRENEDFVAAGPGWVVLLDGATAPQGVDSGCRHDPSWLVRRLGGRIAALLALEDGKPLPDLVAEAIKVTGEAHTDTCDLGNPDSPSATVSLLRRRGGAVEWYVLADSPIVVDLGEIKVFRDDRVDHLPSYTLEGVRRSRNSPGGFWVASTRPEAAYEGLTGEVPVEGLRRAAVLSDGASRLVERFGRMGWGDLLRLLDEEGPRELVRRTRAAEAEASAARGKRYDDATAVFVRFDT; encoded by the coding sequence GTGAGTGTGGCGACGCCGGGACGGGAGAACGAGGACTTCGTGGCGGCCGGGCCCGGATGGGTGGTGCTGCTGGACGGCGCCACGGCCCCGCAAGGCGTGGACAGCGGCTGCCGGCACGATCCGTCGTGGCTGGTGCGCAGGCTCGGCGGACGGATCGCGGCGCTGCTGGCGCTGGAGGACGGCAAGCCGCTGCCCGACCTGGTCGCCGAGGCGATCAAGGTGACCGGGGAGGCGCACACCGACACGTGCGACCTGGGAAACCCGGACAGCCCGTCCGCGACCGTGTCGCTGCTGCGCCGCCGCGGCGGGGCCGTGGAATGGTACGTCCTCGCCGACTCGCCGATCGTGGTGGACCTCGGCGAGATCAAGGTCTTCCGGGACGACCGGGTCGACCATCTGCCGAGCTACACCCTGGAGGGCGTGCGGCGGTCGCGCAACAGCCCCGGCGGGTTCTGGGTGGCGAGCACCAGGCCGGAGGCCGCGTACGAGGGGCTGACCGGCGAGGTGCCGGTCGAGGGGCTGCGGCGGGCGGCGGTGCTGAGCGACGGCGCGTCCAGGCTCGTGGAGCGGTTCGGCCGGATGGGGTGGGGCGACCTGCTCCGCCTCCTCGACGAGGAAGGCCCCCGGGAACTCGTCAGGAGGACCAGGGCCGCGGAGGCGGAGGCGAGCGCGGCCCGCGGGAAGCGGTACGACGACGCCACCGCCGTCTTCGTGCGCTTCGACACCTGA
- a CDS encoding glycosyltransferase, which translates to MRPASGAPEGPRPHQGRHRLPRTAHPGPRGGASPVRRTPGPGHLASPVAWGGPAPTLPPRPPAHVRPRPTPAPSRQEKRDGKRDQPPVRADAMRVTVLIPAHNEAKQITETIASLRRHERPPDHILVIADNCTDAPRPQGLTVKAGPLPGLHPLR; encoded by the coding sequence ATGCGCCCCGCCTCCGGCGCCCCCGAGGGGCCCCGACCCCACCAGGGCCGGCACCGCCTCCCCCGCACAGCCCACCCGGGGCCGCGCGGCGGGGCGTCCCCCGTCCGGCGGACGCCCGGCCCGGGACACCTCGCGTCCCCGGTGGCATGGGGAGGCCCGGCCCCCACCCTGCCGCCGCGCCCGCCCGCCCACGTCCGACCGCGCCCCACTCCAGCTCCGTCCCGCCAGGAGAAGCGGGACGGCAAGCGCGACCAGCCGCCCGTGCGCGCGGACGCGATGCGCGTGACCGTCCTGATCCCGGCGCACAACGAGGCGAAGCAGATCACCGAGACGATCGCCTCGCTCCGCCGCCACGAGCGCCCCCCGGACCACATCCTCGTGATCGCCGACAACTGCACCGACGCTCCCCGCCCGCAGGGGCTGACGGTGAAGGCCGGGCCCCTCCCCGGCCTTCACCCCCTCCGGTAG
- a CDS encoding cadmium resistance transporter, with product MDAIAGTVATACGMFAATNVDDLIVLTVLFLSGRATGSPRAWQIWAGQYAGIAALVLVSVVAALGLTIVPDEWIGLLGLVPLALGVRGLVAAVRAGDHDVPPAVASGLLPIAGVTIANGADNISAYTPVFRTIGPRPTLITVAVFAAGVALWCLAASWLGSHKKVIDLLDRHGRRLVPIAFITIGTLIVLESATDLHHALTQ from the coding sequence ATGGACGCGATAGCGGGCACGGTCGCGACGGCGTGCGGAATGTTCGCGGCGACGAACGTCGACGACCTCATCGTCCTGACCGTCCTCTTCCTGTCCGGACGCGCGACCGGATCCCCGCGGGCCTGGCAGATCTGGGCGGGCCAGTACGCGGGCATCGCCGCCCTCGTCCTCGTCTCGGTGGTCGCCGCGCTGGGCCTGACGATCGTCCCGGACGAATGGATCGGCCTGCTCGGCCTCGTCCCGCTGGCCCTCGGCGTCCGCGGCCTCGTCGCCGCCGTCCGCGCCGGCGACCACGACGTCCCTCCCGCGGTGGCCTCGGGCCTGCTTCCGATCGCCGGCGTGACGATCGCCAACGGCGCCGACAACATCTCGGCCTACACGCCGGTCTTCCGCACCATCGGCCCAAGACCCACCCTCATCACCGTCGCGGTCTTCGCGGCCGGCGTGGCCCTGTGGTGCCTGGCCGCGTCCTGGCTGGGCTCGCACAAGAAGGTCATCGACCTCCTCGACCGGCACGGCCGCCGGCTCGTCCCGATCGCCTTCATCACCATCGGAACGCTGATCGTCCTAGAGTCCGCCACCGACCTCCACCACGCCCTCACCCAGTGA
- a CDS encoding GNAT family N-acetyltransferase — MPLEAAAALPGHLDGPPHAWEGRNDLVEAFASVCPGRPVGHRLRLHRLETLRACAAPDGFARPAAPTDHDLLDRWYEAVTRGHGTLGAVSGRLASGDLYLWETDGRVVAVVGHGPRFGSAVRLDLIYTPTEHRGHGYATALVAAVTRSLLAAGATEIVHVTTPANPAAYERLGYRFDAEYVTLVAFSPF, encoded by the coding sequence ATGCCGTTGGAGGCCGCTGCCGCGCTGCCAGGGCACCTGGACGGCCCACCCCATGCATGGGAGGGCCGTAACGACCTTGTCGAGGCGTTCGCGTCGGTATGTCCTGGGCGGCCCGTTGGCCACAGATTGCGGCTGCATCGGCTGGAGACGCTTCGGGCCTGTGCGGCGCCGGACGGCTTCGCGCGGCCCGCGGCGCCGACGGACCACGACCTGCTGGACCGCTGGTACGAGGCCGTCACCCGGGGGCACGGCACGCTCGGCGCCGTTTCCGGCCGACTCGCTTCTGGTGACCTGTACCTCTGGGAGACCGATGGCCGCGTGGTGGCGGTGGTCGGTCACGGGCCCCGGTTCGGCTCGGCGGTACGCCTCGACCTGATTTACACCCCGACCGAGCACCGGGGACACGGCTACGCGACCGCCCTGGTGGCCGCCGTCACCCGCTCGCTACTGGCCGCCGGCGCGACCGAGATCGTGCACGTCACGACTCCCGCGAATCCCGCTGCCTACGAGCGTCTCGGTTACCGGTTCGACGCCGAATACGTGACGCTGGTCGCGTTCAGCCCGTTCTAG